The following are from one region of the Bacilli bacterium PM5-9 genome:
- a CDS encoding small subunit ribosomal protein S7 (product_source=KO:K02992; cath_funfam=1.10.455.10; cog=COG0049; ko=KO:K02992; pfam=PF00177; superfamily=47973; tigrfam=TIGR01029), which yields MPRKGHITKRDVLVDPVYNSKLVSRLINKIMVDGKKGVAQTILYDAFAIVEEKTNENPMDVFEKALDNIMPLLELKVRRIGGANYQVPVEVREERRATLGLRWLVNYARLRGEKTMTQRLANEIMDAANGTGASVKKKEDTHKMAEANKAFAHFKW from the coding sequence ATGCCACGTAAAGGACATATTACTAAACGTGATGTACTAGTAGATCCAGTTTACAATTCTAAATTAGTATCTCGTTTAATTAATAAAATTATGGTTGATGGTAAAAAAGGTGTTGCACAAACAATACTTTATGATGCATTTGCTATAGTTGAAGAAAAAACAAACGAAAATCCAATGGACGTATTTGAAAAAGCACTTGATAATATCATGCCATTATTAGAGTTAAAAGTTAGAAGAATTGGTGGAGCTAACTACCAAGTTCCAGTTGAAGTTAGAGAAGAAAGAAGAGCTACACTTGGACTAAGATGGTTAGTAAACTATGCTAGACTTAGAGGAGAAAAAACAATGACTCAACGTTTAGCAAACGAAATTATGGATGCTGCTAATGGAACTGGAGCATCAGTTAAGAAAAAAGAAGATACTCATAAAATGGCAGAAGCTAATAAAGCATTTGCTCACTTTAAATGGTAA